AATAGTTTGAGGTTCATTAACCGTGAAGCAGAACTCACAGAACTGAACATACTGCATAAGCTGTCGGAGAAAAAATTGTTTGCGGTAGCATTGTATGGGCTTCGCAGAGTCGGAAAAACTCGACTACTTCTGGAGTTCTTAAAGGATAACGGAGTATATTTTTTTGTGAACCAAAACAAAACTTCCGATGACCTGCTTTTGGAATTCCAAGAAATCTTGAAAGCAAAAAAGATTCTTGGAGAATTAGAGGTTGTTTCCTCATGGGACCAGTTTTTTGAAGTGTGCACCACTAGAGAACTGCCGCCTCTTGTTTTCGATGAATTTCAAAACTTTGTCGACGTAGAACCATCCATCTTAGGCGCATTGCAGAAGAATATAGATCTACATGAGAACAACTCCGGCTTGATTATTCTATCCGGGTCCCTTATCGGTTTGATGAAAAAGACTTTTCAGAATTCAAAGGAGCCGCTTTATGGAAGAATAAAACGTGGAATCAGGATAAGCCCGCTTAATCTCGCGTCATGTTTTGAGGTTGGGAGAGAATTGGAGTTAAAGAAAAAGGAGTTGCTCAAGCTTTACCTTCTGTTTGGGGGTTATCCGAAGTATTATGTTGCCGTTGAAGATTTTGATCTGAAAGGAAAAACAGCCCGAGAAATCGTAGATGCCCTGTTTTTATGCAAGAGCGCTCCGTTAGAAGAGGAAGTCAGCATAATTTTGTCTCAGGAATTTGGAGGAAGAAGCGGAATTTACTATTCTATACTTGAAGCTATTGCGACAGGTAACAACAGGTTGTCTTCAATTGCAGGGTACCTAAATGTGCCCTCGACTTCTTTAACTCGGCAGATAGGCGAGTTGAAGGAGAATTTTGAGTTGATAGAAATTGAAAAACCCTATCAGGGTAAAAGAGGCATATACGTGATAAGACATCCGCTTCTTGAATTTTGGTTTTCCCAGATTTACAGGAACTTTTC
The Candidatus Bathyarchaeota archaeon genome window above contains:
- a CDS encoding ATP-binding protein codes for the protein MRFINREAELTELNILHKLSEKKLFAVALYGLRRVGKTRLLLEFLKDNGVYFFVNQNKTSDDLLLEFQEILKAKKILGELEVVSSWDQFFEVCTTRELPPLVFDEFQNFVDVEPSILGALQKNIDLHENNSGLIILSGSLIGLMKKTFQNSKEPLYGRIKRGIRISPLNLASCFEVGRELELKKKELLKLYLLFGGYPKYYVAVEDFDLKGKTAREIVDALFLCKSAPLEEEVSIILSQEFGGRSGIYYSILEAIATGNNRLSSIAGYLNVPSTSLTRQIGELKENFELIEIEKPYQGKRGIYVIRHPLLEFWFSQIYRNFSDYASRNPEFIAKVKENLNCYYGRAFEKAAKEFLVSKLSLSKANRQWGKIPKAEKGKDTYEIDLIGNSKKATYVFEIKWQEL